A segment of the Nostoc sp. TCL26-01 genome:
CCAGAGATTATTGCAAATTATGGGCTGAAGGGATTGGTGTTAGATGTAGATGAAACGCTTGTACCCATTACAGTGGGTGCAGCTTCGCCAGAGTTGAAGGCATGGGTAGAGCAAATCCGCACGACTACAGCACTGTGGTTAGTGAGTAACAACCTCAGTGAACCCAGAATTGGTGGTATTGCTCGTTCTTTGAACCTACCTTACTATTTAGGTGCGGCAAAACCTTCACGCCGCAAAATTCGAGCTGCACTTCAGGCGATGAATTTACCAGTACATCAAGTAGGGATGGTAGGCGATCGCTTATTTACCGATGTCCTAGCCGGTAACCGCTTAGGTATGTTTACCATCCTGGTAGAACCAATTGTTCATGGTGATACAGTCCTCCGTTCTCATCCCATCCGCAATTTTGAAGTCTGGGTTTCCGAAATTCTCGGAGCCTCGATTACACCAAAGCAAACAAAAATTCACAAAGATTAACAAATGCTTCAACAAACGAAATCTAAAAAAATTATTAAAGAATTCCATGAATGGCAAAAAATCGGGGATCATAAGTATTAATAACATGGAGTCAGCCAAAAAAGACCCTAGTGTATAGCAAATAAATATAAATCAGCAAAGCGTCAGCCTTCACCTATAGAAGAACTGGCGCTTTGCTATATCAGTATTAAATGTAGGTTGGATAGAGTGTAGCGCAACCCAACATCGATTTTTGAGTTTCGCGTTACTTATTACTTAGGTGTACAGCAAGGTACGATCGCAGATGAAGCCGAGTTGTTTAAATTCGCTTGTTTAAGTAGTTCTGTCCAAGCTGAGGCAATTTCTGGATCTTTGCGTTTACTGTTTTGGATTTGTTCTCCCAAGGTTGTGAGACTATCATACCAAATGCCATTTTCAGCAAAAAAAGCAGCTCGTGCTAAGGGAGTTTTCATCTCTTGGAGTTGCTTTTGCAGAGTTGGGTTGAGAGCAACTTGTTTGATTGTGCCACGAACATAGACAGAAGCGGAAGGTTTAGCACCATCGCAATAAATAGAAAAAGTCCAATGATATGATTTACCAGCTTGTAAAGGTACTTTGGGTTTGACAGCGAGGCTGACAATACCTGATGGTGTTTCTGAGGGATTAAACTTTGTTTGATATAAATAATTGTCAGCGTCGTCTTGAATCACAAATTCGATCGGAACCTTGGGAGTTAACTTTTCAGGAACAAAAAACCAAAAGGTAGGATTTGCTGATGTTGACTGTCCCCAAACTGCTTCTTTAGTTTCTGTTTTGGTAATCGGTACTAAGGCTGTGAGTGTTTCATACTGCTTACAAGGGCCGCGACTACCACCGCCTCTGCGTCGTCCCCTGGGTTCACCTGGTTTTTCCTGAGTGCTGGGAGGAACATACCTTATGTTCGCTGTTGAGGTGAGAGTTTGAGTCTGACTATTTCCTGGTAAATTAAAAATACTTAAAGTGATTGCACAGATGAGGGTGACAGTAGGAAACCAAAGTATCTTTTTCATCATAAATTTGTGATTAATTTCTCAGATCCACTTGATCCATTTTTCCCTTTAGGTAATCATCAATGTAGGCGATCGCTACTAAACCTGCATTTCTCTCAATATACAAGGTTGAGTTAAGTGCAGCGCAACCCAACATGGATCTTAAAAACTCAGTATGAATATTGGTGTTGGGTTACCCAAAGCCTCAACCCAAACTACTGATCAAAATCTGGTGAGCAATTGGGGTAAACTTGCTGATGTCGTAGGAAGTGTCAAAATGTTAAGTGTAAACTTTCATCACAAACACACTTATGCCAAAAGCCATTTGGAATGGAACCGTATTAGCCGAAAGCGATAACACCATCGTCGTGGAAGGCAATCATTATTTTCCCGCAGACGCAGTTAACAAGCAGTATTTTCAAGATAGTGATACTCACACTACTTGTCCTTGGAAGGGTGTCGCTAGTTATTACACTATCGAAGTTGAAGGACAAGTCAATAAAGATGCTGCTTGGTACTATCCCAGTGCTAAAGAGAAAGCCAAAAACATTGAGGGTTACGTTGCTTTCTGGCGGGGTGTAAAAGTCGAGACTGAATAAAAAACCTGATCCGCAGGAAGGGGTGTAATACCAATTTCCTTTGAATATGAACAGTAGAGACGTTGCAATGCAACGTCTCTACATGATTTATTTGTATCATGATTAACGTGAAATGGTATAAGGGTATGGGGGTGTAATGGTTTTGCACACCTATACTATTACACCCGTGTACCACACAGTTTGATAAAAACCGGAAAAATAGCAGATAATTTTACCTAAGCTTCAATTTTAATATTCATCCCTAAACCAAAATTAGTTACTTTTATATTCTTTCCCTACAAGTAATTGCTGATAGCCTTGACTTGGCTGATACAGATAGAATAATTAAATTTTCCTTGTGATGTATATATACTTGCTAACAATGCTTTGAGCGATCAATGTTTATGTTAACTAATTAGCGAGACTCATAAAAATTTATTTTATCAGTAATTATATTAGTAGTAAATATAGCAGATTTATCTTATATATCAGCAACAATATCCCTGATTTATCAGAGAAATGAGGAATCTGTGAGTTGTCGCTTTGAAATAAAAATTAGCTCCTATTTTAGATATAGTTTGTGATGAAAATAACATTTACATAAGTAATACAAGCAAATTATTTGTGGTTTTAAAAACTTAAGCATCTGAACTTATTATATATTCTGAGCATGATTAAATACGTTGAATACACAAATATCCAACATCAAAAAGGAACCAGTATTTACTAATGATGATATGGTAAAAGAATTAAAAAATAGTTGACAATAACAATAGGCTACATTTAAGCTCTATAGTCTCATGGCTATAGGAAATTAAATTGTTTGCATCTTGTATTTTAAAAAAGTAACTTTTGCAACAAAATATCAATCATATATTCATTGGTCAACAGTCTCAATCCTAATTAAATAAAATTATCTTAAATATTTAGATAGTTTGTTTGATATTAGAGGAATTAAATAGTGTCTAACATCAGTCTAAAATCAGGAAAATTTATGACTAATTCTTTACCAAATACAGTTAAATTTCGGCACATCTCCAAAATTCTCATGCGCCGACGGTTCATCGTCATAGGTGTTTCTTGTGTTGTCATGTCAGTCACGAGTGTTATGGCTATCATGACTAAACCTAACTACAAGAGCTATATGCAGATATTAGTAAGTGCTAATGTAGCTGAAGAAGTAGGTGGAAAAAATAGTCAATTAACCAATGATTATTATGCGACTCAAAAGAATTTAATGCTCAGTTCTAAATTAATAGATGCAGCCGTCAAATTATTGCGTCCTGATTATCCTCAGATTAATGTAGGAGAGATTAAAGAAAAAATAGCAGTTTTAGAATTGCCTCAGTTAGCAGATGAGCCAGTAATTAATTCGAGTATTAATCCCATCTTAAACATTTCTTTTCAAGATAACGATCCAGTTAAAACCCAGAAAGTACTTTTAGCTCTACAACAAGTCTATCAAAACTACAATTTAGAGGAACGCAAGGAGCGTTTTAATCAAGGATTAGCTTTTATTAATACTCGCTTACCAGTGATTAAAAATCAGGTAAAACAAGCTGAGAAAAAATTAGAGCAATTCCGAAAAAAGCATAATGTCTTAGACCCAGAATTACAAAGTAAAATATTAGTAAAATCTCTGGCTGATATTCAACAACAGTTACAAATCACTCGCGCACAGCTACAAGATGTACAAACACGCTACCAAAACTTAGAACAAAAAATTGCTGATTCTAGCCGCAAAGCAGCTTTTTCTTTACGATTAAATCAATCAAGTCGCTATCAAACTCTGTTGAGTGAGTTGCAAAAAACAGAACAAGCTTTAACTCAAGAACAACTACGCTATACAGATGATTCTCCTGTTGTTCAAACTTTAAAGCAAGAACGCCAGAGTCAATTAAAATTATTACAGCAAGAGCTAAAGCGACTGACTGCTGAAAGTACACAAGAAATAGAGGAAGCACAAAAGCAATTTGTGGGAGTTGATCCCAATCTTGTGGAAGAATTAATCCAATTACAAACAACGGCTCTTGGATTAGTTGCTAATGAAAAAAGTCTAGCAGAATCAGAACAGCGTACTCGTTTGGAGTTGAGCAAATATCCTACATTGATAGCAGAATATCAGCGTTTATTACCAGAGGTAGAAACTCAACGCAAAACTTTAGAGCAAATGCTGCAAGCACAACAGTCAGTGGGATTGAAAATTGCTCAAGGTGGTTTTGATTGGCAAGTTTTGGAAGAACCAACTTTAGGAACTTACTCTAGCAATGATAGATTATGGTTGGTAATTGCAGGTATGGTGACTGGGCCGATTTTAGGTGTGGTGATGGCGCTGATATGGGGAATGCGTCATCGAATTATTCATTCTGCACAAGAGTTGCAAAAAGTGGCAAACTTAAGATTACTAGGAGCAGTACCGAAACTAGCACCACGCGCTATGGAAAAACGCTTGCCTAGTTTATCTTGGCTGGGAGAGAGCAAACTTCCTCCAGCGGTAATTGAGGCTGAATCTTGGCTACCTTGCCATGAAACTTTAGATATGGTGTATCAAAACACCCAAATATTGAAGTATCCGTTTTCTTTCAAGTCTGTGATGATAACTTCAGCGCTACCAGGAGAAGGAAGAACAACTCTAGCGCTGGGGTTAGCAGCTAGTGCGGCGCATATGCACAGACGAGTACTATTAATTGATGCTAACTTACGATCGCCTAAATTACACAAAACTCTCCAACTATCTAACGATTGGGGATTATCTCTGCTTTTATTAGATGAGACAAATTCACAATTTCAAGATTACATCCAACCAATTCATCCAGCGATCGACATCTTGACCGCAGGCCCAACACCAGAAGATGCGGTAAAATTACTCAGTTCTCAACATCTCAAGGAACTGATTGAGTCATTTGAGGAAACCTACGACCTAGTTTTAATCGATGCTCCCCCTATCTTAGGTACAGTCGATGCCAGGATATTAGCTTCCTATTGCAATGGTATTATGATGGTTGGGCGTATTGGTTGGGTAACTCAAACTGAACTAACTCAAGCCGTGGAAATTTTGAACAGACTAAATTTAGTCGGGATTATTGCGAATGAAGTTGGTCGTTAGTCAATAGTCAATAGTCAATAGTCAATAGTCAGCACTCTCCTACCTGCGACTTTCACTCAGCACTCCCTCACTCCCTCACTCCCTCACTCAGCACGGGCTGAACGCCCCGCTACCGCTAACAGCACTCAGCACTCACTCCCTTTACGGATGGCTGGCGCGGTAAACTGGGCTTAATTGGCGATAGTTATTTAGCAAATTGAAGAACTTTTCAAAATCAAAGCTTAGGGGGTCTACTCTTTGTCCAGAACGATCTACATTTTTATGAGTGGTAATGCGATCGTCTGGTACTTGACTTTGGGCAATTAACCAAGCTAAAGAATTATATTGTGTCTGTGTGTAGCCACTATGAGATTTTAAGAAATTATTACCGCGTCCATCTGGGGGAGTTTCTAAAGAAACATGATAAGCAAAGTTATTTACAGATGGTGGTAAGTTAGGGTTGGTTTGTACTGTTTCTGTTCCATCTGTCCCTGCAAAAATTGAGTTAGCAGCACCAAAAGCACGTTTTTCTGGCGGTACTAAATATATGACAGTACCATCTAGTGTGACTATGGCGTGGTAGCTAGCTTGGACATTTTCATCTGTGTGGGGTGTTTGAAAAAAGTTAACCGCACTAGAAGCAGAATCACTAGTTTCGTGAATCACGATGATTGGTTGATTCTTTAAAGCTATGCCATTAGCGTCTGTAGTATATCTGTCACCATAATTGCTGGGGTCTACTGCCGCTACTCCATATCTGGGTTTATACTGGGCAAAAGCTTGTGTAGTAGTGTATCTGCTAGTAACCTGATTTTTCGTAACTGATGATTTAGGTACAGATGGGGCTTCCTTAACTTCTCTTTTCACAGACTGGACTTGTTGAATTTGGGGATATTGTTGACTCCAAGCAGCAATTTCTGGATTTGATGAGGCTGTATTCTTTTGTAACTGTGTAGCTTTCCCAGCCAAAAGTGCCAAAATTAGAGCAGCTAACATCAGAAAAATCAGCGTTACTCTAGTCGCCCAGTCACGGAGTCCCATTTTTTTATACTTGTAAAGCTGTTTGATTTAATATTAGTATATTTTCCCTCATGCACAATAGAAGACAAATACAATTTTTTCTGCACTGAGAACTATTTCTCTAGACGCGCATTTCTCATAAAACGGTAGGGGCGGGTTGACAAGATATTCGTGAATGATGGAAGCAGATTTGTGAACCCGCCCCTACAGCCTGTGGACTTCTGTTTTATAAATATGATTTACAACCACTGTCCCCCACGATAACGCCAACGGGGAAAGAGGATACGCATGAGACTTTGGGAAATGAGAAAAACTGCTAACCAGACTAAGCTATAGTGGAGCAGAAAAATTTCGGGTGATAATTCTTCTTTAGGTAGAGGTATTGGTAAAAAACCAAAGAGTTTGACTCCACAGAAAACAAAGATGAATTCCCAAATACCAGCTATGACCTGAAAAGCGGCTGGCCAATCTCTATCCCAACGAAACTTTTGGATGTAGATGTAAATTATGTCCCATCCTAAACCAAAAATAGCAATATAACCCAGAATCCAAAAATAAACAGAATTCGGGCTAGAACCAATTAAACCTAGTGCAAAAGGCAAAGAAACTAATACACCCACGGTAGCCAGTAATAAAAGCCTTGTTTGCCAACGACCAAATAAAGTTGGAGTCATAAGAGTAATGAGTGCTGAGTAGAATAGGTAGTAATTATAGTAATCCGATTTGATTTCTGAATCACTAGTAGAGGTAAGGGACTGGGGACTGGGGACTGGGGACTGGAAAGAAAGAATAAAGGTGTACTGAGTTTTGTATGCGTAAGCGCAGGCTACGCCAACAAAAATCAAATATGAGTGCCATAGTAGGAGGTGGTCATTATTCACCCTAAACTTAAGCGGTAAGCGTCGGGATTTTGTTTACAAATCAGCTATCCATAGTAAATAAATATAAGCTAAACAATCTACCGATGACAGCAATTGCTTGAGAATTGTGATGTTTCTTGCTACCTTAACAGCACTCTTATACAGAGGCGATTTATCCCATCTCGACCAAGACTCTTTCAAGTCAGTTGATAAGCTGATGGAGCATGATAGGCTGCTAGTGGTTCCCAATTCATGACATCTTCTAATAAAGCTTGATAGCCCAAGGTATTAGGATGAAGCCCATCTTCACTAAGGCGTTGATTGCGCCATGCTTCACCGCGTACTATCCATTGGTCGAAAATATCTAAATAGGGAATTTGTCTTT
Coding sequences within it:
- a CDS encoding YqeG family HAD IIIA-type phosphatase, which encodes MIGNKFLQPDLILEGSVLHLTPEIIANYGLKGLVLDVDETLVPITVGAASPELKAWVEQIRTTTALWLVSNNLSEPRIGGIARSLNLPYYLGAAKPSRRKIRAALQAMNLPVHQVGMVGDRLFTDVLAGNRLGMFTILVEPIVHGDTVLRSHPIRNFEVWVSEILGASITPKQTKIHKD
- a CDS encoding DUF928 domain-containing protein, which encodes MMKKILWFPTVTLICAITLSIFNLPGNSQTQTLTSTANIRYVPPSTQEKPGEPRGRRRGGGSRGPCKQYETLTALVPITKTETKEAVWGQSTSANPTFWFFVPEKLTPKVPIEFVIQDDADNYLYQTKFNPSETPSGIVSLAVKPKVPLQAGKSYHWTFSIYCDGAKPSASVYVRGTIKQVALNPTLQKQLQEMKTPLARAAFFAENGIWYDSLTTLGEQIQNSKRKDPEIASAWTELLKQANLNNSASSAIVPCCTPK
- a CDS encoding exopolysaccharide transport family protein encodes the protein MTNSLPNTVKFRHISKILMRRRFIVIGVSCVVMSVTSVMAIMTKPNYKSYMQILVSANVAEEVGGKNSQLTNDYYATQKNLMLSSKLIDAAVKLLRPDYPQINVGEIKEKIAVLELPQLADEPVINSSINPILNISFQDNDPVKTQKVLLALQQVYQNYNLEERKERFNQGLAFINTRLPVIKNQVKQAEKKLEQFRKKHNVLDPELQSKILVKSLADIQQQLQITRAQLQDVQTRYQNLEQKIADSSRKAAFSLRLNQSSRYQTLLSELQKTEQALTQEQLRYTDDSPVVQTLKQERQSQLKLLQQELKRLTAESTQEIEEAQKQFVGVDPNLVEELIQLQTTALGLVANEKSLAESEQRTRLELSKYPTLIAEYQRLLPEVETQRKTLEQMLQAQQSVGLKIAQGGFDWQVLEEPTLGTYSSNDRLWLVIAGMVTGPILGVVMALIWGMRHRIIHSAQELQKVANLRLLGAVPKLAPRAMEKRLPSLSWLGESKLPPAVIEAESWLPCHETLDMVYQNTQILKYPFSFKSVMITSALPGEGRTTLALGLAASAAHMHRRVLLIDANLRSPKLHKTLQLSNDWGLSLLLLDETNSQFQDYIQPIHPAIDILTAGPTPEDAVKLLSSQHLKELIESFEETYDLVLIDAPPILGTVDARILASYCNGIMMVGRIGWVTQTELTQAVEILNRLNLVGIIANEVGR
- a CDS encoding peptidoglycan recognition family protein, yielding MGLRDWATRVTLIFLMLAALILALLAGKATQLQKNTASSNPEIAAWSQQYPQIQQVQSVKREVKEAPSVPKSSVTKNQVTSRYTTTQAFAQYKPRYGVAAVDPSNYGDRYTTDANGIALKNQPIIVIHETSDSASSAVNFFQTPHTDENVQASYHAIVTLDGTVIYLVPPEKRAFGAANSIFAGTDGTETVQTNPNLPPSVNNFAYHVSLETPPDGRGNNFLKSHSGYTQTQYNSLAWLIAQSQVPDDRITTHKNVDRSGQRVDPLSFDFEKFFNLLNNYRQLSPVYRASHP
- a CDS encoding DUF427 domain-containing protein, which gives rise to MPKAIWNGTVLAESDNTIVVEGNHYFPADAVNKQYFQDSDTHTTCPWKGVASYYTIEVEGQVNKDAAWYYPSAKEKAKNIEGYVAFWRGVKVETE